In Acidobacteriota bacterium, the sequence GGTGCAGGCGATCATCAGCCAGATGCTCTACCAGGACCCGGTCGTCTACGACTGGCCGCACATCCACGTGCCGACGCTCGCCTTCGGGGGCGCGGAGGACCTGCTGCTCGGTCCGGCGGAGGTCTTCCAGGAGCGAATGCAGGTGTTGGCCGACACCGTCCCGAACGGAAACGGTCGCACGCTGCTCTTTCCCGGACTGGGTCATGTGCCGCACCTGGAGCGGCCGGACATCATCGTGCCCGCGCTCGTCGAATACCTGATGGAGGGCGTCGAGTAGCGCTGGTGACCCCGCGCAACGCTCATCCGATGCGCTGCAGCAGCCACCGGGCGGCCAGCACAGCCCCCGCCAGCACGGCTGCCGCAGCGAGCACGGCGGCGATGTCGCCGGCGCCGGGGCCCAACGTGTTGTACGCCCAGGCGCCGCCGCCAACGGACGCGAGGTAGCAGGCCAACGGGGTGCCGAACACCGCGGCCCCGATGACGACCACCCGCGACAGCACGCGCAAGGTCCGCTCGGGCGCCGTTTCGTGCATCACCATGCAGACTCCCTCACGCGGCACGCGCGGGCGCCCCTCGCGATTCAGGGGCCGAGGAGCGCGGCCGGGACGACCGCGATGCCGTCGCGGTCGCGGTAGGCGTGGCGCCCCGTGGTAACGAGCACGGCGTCGGCGACACCGGCGCCCATCCGGTCGGTCAGCCAGCGCAGGTGACGGGTGTCTTCCCGCCGGGGGGTGGCGACCAGCTTCACTTCAAGAGCCACCATCCGCCGCCCCTTCTCGACGATCAGGTCGACCTCCCGGCTGTCGTTCCAGGTCTGCAGGTGACTGACGCGAGCCTGCGCGGCCTGGGCGTAGACGCGCACGTTCAGTGCAACGAGCGATTCGAACAGGGCGCCGAGCAGCAATCCATCACGCGGCGGCCGCGGCCCGTGCGAGCGCCCGGCCAGGAGATCTTCCGCGCTGACGTCGAGCAGGCGCGCCGCCAACGCCGGGTCGGCGAGGTGGTGCTTCGGCCCGCGCTTGAGCCGGCTGAGCGGGTTCGCCACGGACCACCAGGCCGGCAGCGGCTCCACCATCCACATCGCTTCGAGCAGATTGCGGTACGCGGTCGTGGTGGTCTTGGCGGGCTTGTCTCCTTCGCCGGCGGTGGCCGCGTCCCGGATGGTCTCGTAGGTCGCGGTAGTGGCGGTGGCCGCTGCGTAGGCTGTCAGCCAGCGCCGCACCACGCCGGGCTGCCGCGCCCGATAGC encodes:
- a CDS encoding ATP-binding protein; translated protein: MADPNRSAYRRRVVDDELDVFLEELPAISLEGPRAVGKTWTARRRARAVHNLDDPQTLALVEADPGRLTRGPEPIFIDEWQRYPPAWDLVRRAVDDSPRTGRFLLAGSTAPDTPPTHSGAGRIVALRMRPMSLFERGPSEPTVSLRRLLAGERDAIDGETDTTLERYVEEIVTGGLPGWRSTRARIQQAALDGYLHRAVDHDVPLMGYRARQPGVVRRWLTAYAAATATTATYETIRDAATAGEGDKPAKTTTTAYRNLLEAMWMVEPLPAWWSVANPLSRLKRGPKHHLADPALAARLLDVSAEDLLAGRSHGPRPPRDGLLLGALFESLVALNVRVYAQAAQARVSHLQTWNDSREVDLIVEKGRRMVALEVKLVATPRREDTRHLRWLTDRMGAGVADAVLVTTGRHAYRDRDGIAVVPAALLGP